GTTGTGTTAAGCAAATTAAAAGGCATTTTTACTATATCATTGTTTTAACGGGATTGCTGTGCTATTATGTTAAAGATGGTCCAAAACAGCAGGATTTAACAAAACTATGTTGAAGTTAGTACGATGTACCTTACGCCAGAATAAAATAGGGGCATTATTAAGCGGATACGCTCTTCGCACGGTTGTAAGAATTTAGCTAATAGCCAAGTTTGGAAAGGATGATATTTTTAGTGGTTACGGTAATTTTACCTGCTGCCGGTCAAGGCAAACGAATGAACCATGTGACGAATAAAGTGTTCATTCCTTTGCTGAATCGTCCGGTGCTGATTCACAGCGTGCTGGCGTTTTCAGCTTGTCCCGAAGTCGATAATCTGGTGATAGCGGCAGCCCGGTCGGAAATCGCTTTTGTCGAAAAGATGCTGTCCGGTGTTGCTGGAATAAAACCTTGGAAAGTGGTTGCCGGCGGCAGTGAACGGCAATATTCTATTGCCAATGCCCTGGCGGTGATCCCGGATACAGTGGAAGTCATTCTAGTGCATGATGCGGCCAGACCGCTCATAAAACCCAGAATGATCAGCCAAATGATTGCGGCTGCCAGAGAATTTAAAGCAGCGGGACTGGCGGTCCCGTTAAAAGATACAGTAAAGAAAGTAGATGAAGACTGTTTTGTCACCGAGACTCCGGCTCGCCGGAGCATGTGGATCATGCAGACACCACAGGCTTTTGACGCAGCTATTTTGCGTCAGGCTTATATCCACGCGGCCCAAGATGGATTTCTCGGTACCGATGATGCTTCACTGGTGGAGCGCCTGGGAATCCGGGTTAAGCTGGTGGAGGGAAGCTATAGCAATGTCAAGATAACGACACCGGAAGACATCATTATCGCCGAGGCGTTGATGAAGAAACGATACGGCTATGAAATGCTGCGTTTCGGGGTAGACTATGAAGAGAACCGGGTTGTGGAGGGAAACTTTAAGTGATACTATGTTGGCTTATTTAATATAATACTAAGTAAGCTGGTATTACATAGATTGATTGGTACATGTAAGCTGTGCGTGACACAGCTTGTTTTTTTGGCAGCGGCGGCCGGTCTGGCCGCATATTCCCGAACCCTGAGGACAGGGAAAAGGCCGGGAAACCGGACAGTATTGTGACGGGAAGGATGATGCGCTGGTGGTTACGGTAATTTTGCCTGCTGCAGGACAGGGCAAACGGATGAACCAGGTAACGAACAAGGTGCTGCTGCCTTTGTTGGGCCGCCCGGTACTTGTCCATACGGTCCTGGCAGTTTCTGCTTGTCCTGAGGTAGACAATATAGTGATTGCCGCTGCGCCGCAAGAAGTAGGTCTCGTACATTGCCTGTTGGCCGGTCTGGAGGGAGTAAAACCCTGGCAGGTTGTGGCCGGCGGGACGGAGCGTCAGTATTCTATCGCCAATGCGCTGACGGTGATTCCTCAGACAGTAGGTATCATTCTGGTCCATGATGCGGCCAGGCCGCTTATCCGTCCGGACATGATCAGCCGGATGATTGCTGCTGCCCGTGAATTCAGTGCCGCCGGTCTGGCTGTGCCGCTCAAAGATACGATCAAACGGGTTGATAGTAACGGTTTTGTCGTAGAGACACCACCACGCAGCACCATGTGGATTATGCAGACACCGCAGGCTTTTACGGCTGACATATTGCGGGCTGCCTACCGGCAGGCAACCCAGGACGGATTTCTCGGCACCGATGATGCCTCGCTGGTGGAACGGCTTGGCGTACGGGTTAAACTGATTGAAGGTTGCTACAGCAATGTCAAGCTTACGACGCAGGAGGACATTGTCACGGTGGAAGCGTTAATGAGAAAGGATTGTGAAGATATGCTACGGTTTGGAATGGGTTATGATGTGCACCGGCTGGTGGAAGGTCGCAAGTTGATTCTGGGCGGGGTAGAGGTGCCTCATACTTATGGCTTGGACGGTCATTCCGACGCAGACGTATTGCTGCACGCCATCAAAGACGCCCTGTTGGGGGCGGCTGCCCTGGGTGATATCGGCAGGCATTTTCCCGACAGTGATCCCCGGTATAAGGGAATATCGAGTTTGATTTTATTGGGCAAAGTAAGAGATATCATTGCCGCCAAAGGATATCAGGTGAACAATATTGACGCGACGATTGTCGCCGAGAAGCCCAAACTGGCGCCATATATTGAACGAATGAACGCCAATATAGCGGCTGAACTGGAGATTGCCGTAGACATGGTCAACGTAAAGGCGACCACCACGGAGGGGCTGGGCTTTGCCGGCAAAAAGGAAGGCATTGCGGCCTATGCAGTTGCTTCTATAGTGAAGAATACGATAGCCGATGATCAAGCCGTGCTTTAAATAGATACGGCAGCAAAAAGGGGCGCAAGTGATGGGAGCGCTTTTTTTGCTGCGAAAATGATAAATTTACTAAAAAAAGTCTTCTGCCGATGTCCGAACGGACTTGGCAGAAGACTTTTTTTTAGAACAGGCTGTTTATTTCGGATCAATAATGGCGATATCGCCTTCTTCGCCGGTACGGATGCGAACGGCGTTTTCGATCGGATAAACGAAGATTTTTCCGTCACCCAGGTTACCGGTATGGCAGGATCTTTTTGCCGCTTCCAGCACCTTCTCGACAGGTACTTCACAAACAACTGTTTCGACTTTGACTTTTGGCACCAGGTTAACGGTGACTTCCTTGCCACGGTATACTTCTTTATGTCCCTTGGACAACCCGCAACCGTACACCTGGGTTACCGTCATGCCGGCAACGCCGATGGCGTTGAGAGCTTCTTTCAGTTCTTCCAGCTTCTCAGGACGGGTAATGATATCTATTTTGGTTATTTTCATAGGATTTCCTCCTCAGGATTCAAATTAACGGCTACTTGGATGGAGCTAGTGAGGTCTTTACTGCCGGTTCGGATACGATAGATGCCTGCAGGCCGATGGGAGAGCCGCTGACCAAATCCTGGTAA
This DNA window, taken from Propionispora vibrioides, encodes the following:
- the ispD gene encoding 2-C-methyl-D-erythritol 4-phosphate cytidylyltransferase, translating into MVTVILPAAGQGKRMNHVTNKVFIPLLNRPVLIHSVLAFSACPEVDNLVIAAARSEIAFVEKMLSGVAGIKPWKVVAGGSERQYSIANALAVIPDTVEVILVHDAARPLIKPRMISQMIAAAREFKAAGLAVPLKDTVKKVDEDCFVTETPARRSMWIMQTPQAFDAAILRQAYIHAAQDGFLGTDDASLVERLGIRVKLVEGSYSNVKITTPEDIIIAEALMKKRYGYEMLRFGVDYEENRVVEGNFK
- the ispF gene encoding 2-C-methyl-D-erythritol 2,4-cyclodiphosphate synthase, giving the protein MLRFGMGYDVHRLVEGRKLILGGVEVPHTYGLDGHSDADVLLHAIKDALLGAAALGDIGRHFPDSDPRYKGISSLILLGKVRDIIAAKGYQVNNIDATIVAEKPKLAPYIERMNANIAAELEIAVDMVNVKATTTEGLGFAGKKEGIAAYAVASIVKNTIADDQAVL
- a CDS encoding P-II family nitrogen regulator, encoding MKITKIDIITRPEKLEELKEALNAIGVAGMTVTQVYGCGLSKGHKEVYRGKEVTVNLVPKVKVETVVCEVPVEKVLEAAKRSCHTGNLGDGKIFVYPIENAVRIRTGEEGDIAIIDPK